Proteins from one Gossypium raimondii isolate GPD5lz chromosome 8, ASM2569854v1, whole genome shotgun sequence genomic window:
- the LOC105790416 gene encoding heavy metal-associated isoprenylated plant protein 4 — MAAKTEGVITAVYKVNLHCRQCASDIKKPLMRTQGVHGVEFDVGKGEIKVTGVIDVIKIHRMIEKVSNKKVEILSPQIKIPDKDKATTTPSKPKETKKPILRTTSIKVHLHCDKCEQDLRNKLLKHKDIYSVKSDVKAQTLTVEGIMEPEKLLSYIKKKVHKHAEMISSKTMEAKEEKKEIVKVEAKKEEVKVVGESSENKIVKSTDASAPYFVHYVYAPQLFSDENPNACTII, encoded by the exons ATGGCAGCAAAGACGGAGGGAGTGATCACTGCAGTTTATAAAGTGAATCTCCATTGCAGGCAATGCGCATCCGATATTAAAAAGCCTCTCATGAGGACTCAAG GGGTTCATGGTGTAGAATTTGATGTTGGGAAAGGTGAAATTAAGGTTACTGGAGTGATTGATGTAATAAAAATCCAcaggatgattgaaaaagttaGCAATAAAAAGGTTGAGATTTTGTCGCCTCAGATTAAGATCCCTGACAAGGACAAAGCTACAACTACACCCAGCAAACCCAAGGAAACCAAAAAG CCAATTTTACGCACTACATCGATAAAAGTTCATCTACATTGTGACAAGTGTGAGCAGGATCTACGCAACAAGTTATTGAAGCATAAAG ATATTTATAGTGTTAAGAGTGATGTGAAAGCACAAACCCTAACAGTGGAAGGAATAATGGAACCAGAAAAATTGTTATCATACATTAAAAAGAAAGTGCATAAACATGCAGAGATGATAAGCTCAAAAACAATGGAGGCTAAGGAAGAAAAGAAGGAGATTGTAAAAGTTGAAGCCAAAAAGGAAGAAGTGAAAGTAGTGGGTGAATCCAGTGAAAACAAGATTGTGAAGAGTACAGATGCCAGTGctccatattttgttcattacGTCTATGCTCCCCAATTGTTTAGTGATGAAAATCCCAACGCTTGTACTATCATATGA